The proteins below are encoded in one region of Gammaproteobacteria bacterium:
- a CDS encoding HAD family hydrolase has product MAELKAIIFDVDGTLADTEEMHRQAFNIQFTEAGLDWFWSKERYLELLAVTGGKERMLHFIDTYKPAFEAPPDLDQYIAQMHKGKTEKYTRMMASGQVTLRTGVKRLLEQAKQQGVRLAIATTTTLANVEALLASTLGEGGMAWFDVIGAGDMVQAKKPAPDIYDYVLRELGLDASECVALEDSENGIQAARAAGLTTVISTNDFTRTHNFDGAALVVDHLGEPDQPFTVAEGNTYGHTYLNLELLRHLLAS; this is encoded by the coding sequence GTGGCTGAATTAAAGGCAATTATTTTTGATGTAGATGGTACGCTGGCGGATACGGAGGAGATGCATCGGCAGGCATTCAATATCCAGTTCACCGAAGCGGGTTTGGATTGGTTTTGGTCTAAGGAGAGGTACTTGGAGTTGCTCGCCGTAACCGGCGGTAAAGAGCGTATGCTGCATTTTATAGATACCTACAAACCCGCCTTTGAAGCCCCCCCTGACCTGGATCAATACATTGCCCAAATGCACAAAGGTAAGACGGAAAAATACACACGGATGATGGCTTCGGGTCAAGTGACTCTGCGAACCGGGGTCAAGCGCCTGTTGGAACAAGCCAAACAGCAGGGGGTACGTCTGGCCATTGCCACGACTACCACGCTGGCCAATGTGGAAGCCTTATTGGCCAGCACATTGGGTGAAGGAGGGATGGCTTGGTTTGACGTGATCGGAGCCGGAGATATGGTACAAGCGAAAAAACCGGCACCGGACATCTATGACTACGTTTTACGGGAACTGGGCTTGGATGCAAGTGAGTGCGTTGCCCTGGAGGATTCGGAAAATGGTATTCAGGCGGCCCGTGCGGCGGGGCTTACCACAGTAATTAGCACCAACGATTTTACCCGTACGCATAATTTTGACGGGGCTGCATTAGTCGTGGATCATCTGGGCGAGCCGGACCAGCCATTTACAGTGGCGGAGGGAAACACTTATGGCCATACTTATCTAAACTTGGAATTATTGCGACACCTCCTGGCCTCTTAA
- a CDS encoding metallophosphatase family protein: MKIAILSDIHSNLEAMIACCRRARSVGVKRYVCLGDMVGYGADPVPVLDLVINLPGLIAVRGNHDEAVLTGEYHNVNPAVQLVFAWTRGKLLDRHRQFLQELPYVQNAYGAVFAHASVHNPQSWPYLLDMVSVRNCMLAAPRPVVFTGHTHLPALFHETAAGGIKQQLVREDSVIPVYQGKRYFVNVGSVGQPRDGSSTSSFVVYDTVQRELTFHRVAYDYTQTAKKILEAGFPPQFAERLAGRKQGP; encoded by the coding sequence GTGAAAATAGCCATACTCTCGGATATACACAGTAACCTGGAAGCCATGATCGCCTGTTGTCGTCGGGCTAGATCTGTTGGTGTAAAGCGTTATGTCTGCTTAGGGGATATGGTGGGTTATGGGGCGGATCCGGTGCCGGTGCTTGACTTGGTGATCAATCTTCCCGGACTTATTGCTGTACGAGGCAATCATGATGAAGCGGTTCTAACCGGTGAATATCACAATGTGAATCCCGCTGTGCAGCTGGTTTTCGCCTGGACCCGCGGAAAATTACTGGATCGGCATCGTCAGTTCCTACAGGAATTACCCTATGTGCAAAACGCCTATGGCGCGGTGTTTGCCCATGCTTCGGTTCACAATCCTCAATCCTGGCCTTATTTGCTGGACATGGTTTCCGTGAGAAATTGCATGTTAGCTGCCCCCAGGCCGGTCGTATTTACCGGCCATACCCATCTTCCCGCATTGTTTCATGAAACTGCCGCGGGGGGCATCAAGCAACAGCTGGTTCGCGAAGACAGTGTTATTCCTGTATACCAAGGGAAGCGTTATTTCGTTAATGTGGGGTCGGTAGGACAGCCCCGTGACGGTAGCAGTACCTCGAGTTTTGTGGTTTATGATACGGTACAACGTGAATTAACCTTTCACCGAGTAGCTTACGACTATACGCAAACGGCCAAAAAAATCTTAGAGGCGGGATTTCCTCCGCAATTTGCCGAGCGCCTGGCAGGCAGGAAACAAGGGCCATGA
- a CDS encoding HAMP domain-containing histidine kinase, whose amino-acid sequence MQLSLHTKFVFSLILLVAVSIVGMGFLLIQNANHRLEAFQFHQAKSQVRTLAASSIEALLTHDYTLLEDLVTVTSSEQRYLYAAVVRTDGTILSHTDMNRVGDVMPTATNSDEILVKPVFLLEDSRSAKEIIHPISFTGKHLANAHIAYAIQSGVSTEDDSIVWLVRMLATTLLVLIVGSLIITKSLTKPISLLTNLVHSNQGDKYLDLPESISKQNDEVGALARSFKYLSDQLVDRLEELKLQVRERDDARNANKIKSDFLANVSHELRTPLNAIIGYSELILDTTQDKNTQDDLNKIRSSASHLNRLINDMLDLSKIEAGKLEVVTEPIKLEPFLKEIRYDVQPLIERNRNTLQFHFSDNNNKVLADPVRLRQVILNLISNATKFTHNGEINIYVTSQDKYTTCAITDTGIGMTEEQLSRVFEAFTQADKKTSVKYGGTGLGLTISRRLSHLMGGDITVTSELGHGSTFTLVLPNGTPHCMVG is encoded by the coding sequence ATGCAACTAAGCCTGCATACTAAATTTGTATTTAGTTTGATATTGCTTGTCGCTGTGTCTATTGTCGGTATGGGTTTCCTGCTGATCCAAAATGCCAACCACCGATTGGAGGCATTTCAGTTTCATCAGGCTAAATCCCAAGTCCGCACACTGGCGGCAAGCAGTATTGAGGCTCTGCTGACCCATGATTATACCCTTTTGGAAGATCTGGTTACGGTTACCTCGTCGGAACAACGCTATCTTTATGCAGCGGTGGTTCGAACCGACGGTACCATACTGTCTCACACAGATATGAATCGAGTGGGCGATGTAATGCCCACGGCAACAAACAGCGATGAAATCTTAGTTAAACCGGTTTTCCTGCTGGAAGACTCCCGATCAGCAAAGGAAATCATTCACCCTATTTCTTTCACCGGTAAACACCTCGCCAATGCCCACATTGCCTATGCGATTCAGAGTGGGGTCAGCACTGAAGATGATTCTATTGTTTGGCTGGTGAGAATGCTGGCTACCACCCTGTTGGTGTTAATTGTAGGTAGTTTGATCATCACTAAAAGTCTGACCAAACCCATTAGTTTGTTGACGAATCTGGTCCATAGCAACCAAGGCGATAAGTACCTGGATTTGCCGGAATCGATTTCAAAACAAAACGATGAAGTCGGCGCCCTGGCACGCTCCTTTAAGTACTTATCGGATCAATTGGTGGACCGGCTTGAAGAGCTGAAACTGCAGGTACGCGAAAGAGACGATGCTCGCAACGCCAATAAAATAAAAAGCGACTTTCTTGCCAATGTCAGCCATGAGTTACGTACGCCCCTAAATGCCATTATTGGCTACAGTGAACTCATTCTGGATACCACCCAGGATAAGAATACACAAGACGACTTGAACAAAATCCGCAGTTCCGCCAGTCATCTTAATCGCCTGATCAATGACATGCTGGACCTATCAAAAATAGAGGCCGGTAAATTGGAAGTGGTCACCGAACCCATCAAGCTTGAGCCTTTTCTTAAAGAAATTCGATACGATGTACAACCGTTGATAGAAAGAAACCGCAACACGCTACAGTTTCATTTTAGCGATAACAACAATAAGGTACTGGCGGATCCGGTGAGACTGCGCCAGGTGATACTGAACTTAATCAGCAACGCCACCAAGTTTACCCACAACGGCGAAATCAATATTTATGTGACCAGCCAGGATAAATATACAACTTGCGCCATCACAGATACGGGTATCGGCATGACCGAAGAGCAGCTTTCCCGGGTGTTTGAGGCATTTACACAAGCCGATAAGAAAACCTCGGTTAAATACGGCGGCACCGGCCTGGGGCTCACGATTTCCCGACGTTTAAGCCACCTCATGGGGGGTGATATAACGGTTACAAGCGAACTCGGACACGGCTCTACGTTCACCTTGGTTTTACCTAACGGAACCCCACATTGCATGGTGGGTTAG
- the dksA gene encoding RNA polymerase-binding protein DksA, producing MAVKKKAKESSADLDFRNFTPYKEKKGEEYMNPNQVEHFRGMLLNWKKELMDKVDETVHHMQDEAANFPDPNDRASQESDFTMELRTRDRERKLIKKIDESITALENEEYGYCSSCGVEIGIKRLEARPTATQCIDCKTLNEIREKQYGK from the coding sequence ATGGCTGTGAAGAAGAAAGCAAAAGAATCGAGTGCCGATCTCGACTTTCGGAATTTTACCCCTTACAAGGAAAAGAAAGGGGAAGAATACATGAACCCGAATCAGGTTGAGCATTTCAGAGGGATGCTGCTTAACTGGAAAAAGGAACTCATGGATAAAGTGGATGAGACTGTGCACCACATGCAGGATGAAGCCGCTAACTTTCCGGATCCCAACGACAGAGCCAGCCAGGAATCCGACTTCACCATGGAGTTACGCACAAGGGACCGTGAACGTAAATTGATTAAGAAGATCGATGAGTCCATTACGGCATTGGAAAACGAAGAATATGGCTACTGTTCTTCTTGCGGCGTGGAAATCGGCATCAAACGTCTGGAGGCCCGCCCCACCGCCACTCAATGCATCGACTGTAAAACCCTGAATGAAATTAGGGAAAAACAGTACGGCAAATAA
- the acs gene encoding acetate--CoA ligase, with the protein MSTENIESILQEDRKFPPPEKFAAAANINSAKLDQLYADATQDHEQFWATMARQEIHWNKDFNTILNSSNAPHYRWFEDGLTNVAYNCIDRHLSDKADKTAIIFEGEKGDTQHISYAQLHQRVSQFANGLKSKGIQQGDRVVIYMPMVPEAAIAMLACARIGAVHSVVFGGFSAESLKDRIEDAGAKMLITADGGHRGGKIVELKVAADTALNNGCGSIESVVVLKRSGQNINMQSGRDIWWNDIETGQSDQCDPEWVESEHPLFLLYTSGSTGKPKGIQHSSAGYLLNSILTMKWVFDIKDNDIYWCTADVGWITGHSYVTYGPLAVGATMVMYEGAPSVPDFGRFWKICQDHKVTIFYTAPTAIRALMKQGDEIPAQYDLSSIRLLGTVGEPINPEAWMWYHRIIGKEQCPITDTWWQTETGANMIAPVPGVTATKPGSCTRALPGIDADIVDENGAPITQANQGGYLVIKKPWPSMLRTIWGDDSRYIETYWAKFDNRYYLAGDSARRDEDGYFWIMGRIDDVLNVSGHRLGTMEVESALVAHPKVAEAAVVGRPDEIKGEGIFAFVVLKGTRPEGGIDAKLTQELRAWVSEQIGPIAKPDEIRYSDNLPKTRSGKIMRRLLRSIANGEEITQDTSTLENESIVLQLQGKE; encoded by the coding sequence ATGAGCACTGAAAATATCGAATCCATCCTGCAGGAAGATCGAAAATTTCCACCTCCGGAGAAGTTTGCCGCAGCGGCTAATATCAACTCTGCCAAACTGGACCAGCTCTATGCGGATGCGACCCAAGATCACGAACAATTCTGGGCTACCATGGCCCGCCAGGAAATTCACTGGAACAAAGACTTTAATACCATCTTAAACAGCAGCAATGCTCCCCACTACCGTTGGTTTGAGGACGGTCTGACCAATGTGGCCTACAACTGCATCGACCGCCACTTGAGCGATAAGGCAGATAAAACCGCTATCATCTTCGAAGGTGAAAAAGGTGATACCCAGCACATCAGCTATGCCCAGCTGCACCAACGGGTGAGTCAATTTGCCAACGGCCTCAAGTCCAAGGGCATCCAGCAAGGCGACCGGGTGGTCATCTACATGCCCATGGTACCGGAAGCCGCCATCGCCATGTTGGCTTGCGCCCGTATTGGTGCGGTCCATTCAGTGGTCTTCGGGGGGTTTTCGGCAGAGTCACTAAAAGATCGCATCGAGGATGCCGGGGCGAAAATGCTCATCACCGCTGACGGCGGTCATCGTGGTGGTAAAATTGTGGAACTCAAAGTCGCAGCGGACACCGCATTGAATAACGGCTGTGGCAGCATCGAATCGGTCGTGGTGTTAAAACGCAGCGGTCAGAATATTAATATGCAATCCGGCCGTGACATTTGGTGGAACGACATAGAAACAGGCCAGAGCGACCAATGCGACCCGGAGTGGGTCGAAAGCGAACACCCTTTGTTCTTATTGTACACTTCCGGGTCCACCGGCAAGCCCAAGGGTATCCAACACTCCTCGGCCGGCTATCTACTCAACTCCATACTCACCATGAAATGGGTCTTTGACATCAAAGACAACGATATTTACTGGTGTACCGCCGATGTAGGCTGGATTACCGGCCACAGTTACGTCACTTACGGACCCTTAGCGGTGGGCGCCACCATGGTCATGTACGAAGGCGCGCCCTCCGTCCCCGACTTTGGGCGCTTTTGGAAAATATGTCAGGATCACAAAGTCACCATATTTTATACCGCGCCCACGGCTATCCGCGCTTTGATGAAGCAAGGCGATGAGATACCGGCTCAATATGATTTATCCAGCATTCGACTATTGGGCACGGTAGGTGAACCCATTAACCCGGAAGCCTGGATGTGGTACCACCGCATTATCGGCAAAGAGCAATGCCCTATTACCGATACCTGGTGGCAAACCGAAACCGGAGCCAATATGATTGCACCGGTACCCGGTGTCACGGCGACCAAACCCGGCTCCTGTACCCGAGCCTTACCGGGTATTGACGCCGACATTGTTGACGAAAACGGTGCCCCCATTACTCAGGCCAACCAGGGTGGCTACTTGGTCATTAAAAAACCCTGGCCATCCATGCTGCGCACCATCTGGGGCGATGACTCACGTTATATAGAAACCTATTGGGCCAAATTTGATAACCGCTACTATCTTGCCGGAGACAGCGCCCGGCGCGATGAAGACGGTTACTTCTGGATTATGGGCCGGATTGATGATGTACTGAATGTTTCGGGCCATCGACTCGGCACCATGGAAGTGGAATCCGCACTGGTAGCCCATCCCAAAGTGGCGGAAGCCGCTGTTGTGGGCCGCCCGGATGAAATCAAAGGTGAAGGCATATTCGCTTTTGTCGTGCTAAAGGGAACCCGACCCGAAGGCGGTATTGACGCTAAACTGACTCAAGAGCTCAGGGCGTGGGTCAGCGAACAAATCGGTCCCATCGCCAAACCGGATGAAATACGCTACTCCGATAATCTGCCCAAAACCCGTTCGGGAAAAATTATGCGACGGTTGTTACGCTCCATCGCCAATGGCGAGGAAATCACGCAGGACACCTCGACCTTGGAAAACGAATCCATTGTGTTACAACTTCAAGGCAAGGAGTAA
- a CDS encoding bifunctional serine/threonine-protein kinase/universal stress protein, which produces MTAIHELAPGDEFDGFTLQALESRRLYHDLYRVVHPDYDLPLILKAPRINITLPAAVLTAFETEMRILSRLRGVYTPKIIAKGDLETLPYLVMEYVEGDALQQAVHRAPVDIDELRQLMVPVCKAVHEMHRHNIIHLDLKPGNIRNRGDGRAVILDFGTAHHSQMPDLYEDPHKQAPRSYPYVAPEQLQGVRTDSRSDLFAIGVILYRLATAELPFGKGDPLTVKKRLFLLPKPPRLLNPEVPPWLQQIILTCLQRRAQDRYASAKQVAYYLSHPNAVPLTQLAELTRKPGLMAIMKSWFNTDNELQSQQNMQPRERIAGASHVLVAVDLEHTGQELRTAMQHTLRRLAQQDRNIYFTVMTVMDDAELDGREDFSDIIDQERPGHMHRLMELRHWMKALPIAKHRIHYQVLQGKAAREILDYAKYHVVDHILLCARSSSGLSRYLGSVSTKVMAEAPCTVTVVRTRLG; this is translated from the coding sequence ATGACGGCAATCCATGAATTGGCTCCTGGAGATGAGTTTGACGGATTTACCCTTCAGGCACTGGAGTCCAGGCGTCTATATCATGATTTGTATCGGGTGGTTCACCCCGATTATGATTTACCATTAATCCTAAAAGCCCCCCGCATCAATATAACTTTACCCGCCGCAGTTTTAACCGCATTTGAGACCGAAATGCGAATTTTGTCCCGCTTGCGTGGAGTCTATACCCCCAAAATTATCGCCAAAGGCGATTTGGAAACTTTACCCTACCTGGTGATGGAATACGTGGAGGGGGATGCCTTGCAACAGGCCGTCCACAGGGCGCCTGTTGATATTGACGAATTGCGACAGTTGATGGTTCCCGTGTGCAAGGCTGTACACGAAATGCATCGGCACAATATTATTCATTTGGATCTAAAACCGGGAAATATCCGCAATCGCGGTGATGGTCGTGCGGTTATACTGGATTTTGGCACGGCGCACCACAGCCAAATGCCGGATCTCTACGAGGATCCGCACAAACAGGCACCCCGTTCTTATCCCTATGTGGCACCGGAGCAACTGCAAGGTGTGCGTACCGATTCGCGCAGTGACTTGTTTGCCATAGGCGTAATTCTATACCGTTTGGCTACGGCTGAGTTGCCATTCGGTAAGGGCGATCCCTTAACGGTGAAAAAACGGTTGTTTTTACTTCCCAAGCCACCGCGCCTGCTAAACCCCGAAGTCCCTCCCTGGTTGCAGCAGATTATTCTTACCTGCCTGCAACGGCGCGCCCAGGATCGCTACGCCAGTGCCAAACAGGTGGCGTATTATCTTTCTCATCCCAATGCGGTGCCCCTGACCCAACTGGCGGAATTGACACGTAAACCGGGCTTGATGGCAATAATGAAGTCCTGGTTTAACACGGATAACGAACTTCAGAGTCAGCAGAATATGCAACCGCGCGAACGTATAGCCGGAGCTTCTCATGTGCTGGTGGCTGTGGATTTGGAACACACCGGCCAGGAACTGCGAACTGCCATGCAACATACCTTGCGTCGATTAGCGCAACAGGATAGGAACATCTATTTCACTGTCATGACAGTAATGGACGATGCTGAGCTGGATGGGCGCGAAGACTTCTCAGACATAATCGATCAAGAACGTCCCGGACATATGCACCGGTTAATGGAGCTGCGTCATTGGATGAAAGCCTTGCCCATTGCCAAACACCGTATTCATTATCAAGTGCTTCAGGGTAAGGCGGCACGCGAGATATTGGATTATGCTAAATACCATGTAGTGGATCATATATTGCTGTGTGCTCGTAGCAGCAGCGGATTAAGTCGTTATTTGGGCAGCGTATCTACCAAAGTTATGGCTGAGGCGCCATGTACTGTGACTGTGGTGAGAACACGTTTAGGGTAG
- the gluQRS gene encoding tRNA glutamyl-Q(34) synthetase GluQRS produces MVPFYRGRFAPSPTGPLHMGSLLCAVCSFLDARHHNGQWLVRMEDLDPPRETPGASSQILTTLERHGLAWDDAVLYQSTRTEAYEAALQQLKQAQFSYVCTCSRKTIQANSQNPHVYPGSCRNLGYSTSKAAIRLRLEDRTVCFTDQLQGQQCQNVLQEVGDFVLKRADGLYAYQLAVVVDDAFQGVTHVVRGFDLLDNTARQLVLQSMLGLSQPTYAHIPILVNPEGEKLSKQTFARAVDNTKPVENWRIILRLLGLSPPDLSLDTLIQWAVQQWELNTLSRQQYIPYVNVEGSA; encoded by the coding sequence ATGGTCCCATTCTATAGAGGACGATTTGCCCCCTCACCCACCGGCCCCCTACACATGGGATCTCTGCTCTGCGCCGTGTGCAGTTTCCTGGATGCCCGTCATCACAATGGACAGTGGTTGGTGCGCATGGAGGATCTGGATCCACCTCGAGAAACCCCCGGTGCGAGCTCACAAATACTCACCACTTTAGAACGGCATGGTTTGGCTTGGGATGACGCAGTCTTGTACCAAAGCACGCGCACTGAAGCCTATGAGGCCGCTCTGCAACAGTTAAAACAAGCACAGTTCAGCTATGTTTGCACCTGTTCACGTAAAACCATACAAGCAAACAGTCAGAATCCTCATGTATATCCCGGCAGCTGTCGCAACCTGGGGTACAGCACTTCCAAAGCGGCTATTCGCCTGCGACTGGAGGATCGGACCGTGTGTTTCACCGATCAACTGCAAGGACAACAATGCCAAAATGTGCTGCAAGAAGTGGGCGATTTTGTCTTAAAACGCGCAGACGGTTTGTATGCGTACCAACTGGCGGTGGTAGTGGATGACGCCTTTCAGGGGGTGACCCATGTGGTACGGGGCTTTGATTTGTTGGATAACACGGCACGTCAGCTGGTATTGCAATCAATGCTGGGATTGAGTCAACCGACGTACGCCCACATTCCCATACTCGTGAACCCCGAGGGAGAAAAACTCAGTAAACAAACTTTCGCACGTGCGGTCGACAACACCAAACCCGTGGAGAACTGGCGGATTATACTCAGGCTGTTAGGCTTATCGCCTCCGGACCTGTCACTGGATACGCTGATTCAATGGGCCGTGCAACAATGGGAATTAAACACACTGAGCCGGCAACAATACATCCCCTATGTTAACGTCGAGGGCAGCGCCTGA
- a CDS encoding PhnD/SsuA/transferrin family substrate-binding protein gives MKNLPSLSILLFFLCSTIAGTVVAKTQPATLAVKSVTLAVLMPAPAKKIHSQWKPLADYLSKKLNMKVDIVTPRGLEQAKKTLAEVDFVFANSYLYDLLKEGAKIIPVVQMENTSNSIYSQGRFLVRSDSPIKSVSELKGKKIALISPFGAGAYLAPKAYLMKHGIDIDKEVNINFTKDLKKAAYMVMLGEADAAVMCDVSYGILSKKVDTGELTFFDKTDAFPEGLIFTTHESDNAMVKTVREALLNADEDTMKPLRNMKIGKFVPYNEQVETRLKHLKKEANL, from the coding sequence ATGAAAAATTTGCCCTCTCTATCTATCTTGTTGTTTTTTCTATGTTCTACAATTGCTGGAACAGTGGTAGCTAAAACCCAACCCGCAACGCTTGCGGTCAAATCGGTCACTTTGGCTGTCTTGATGCCGGCGCCGGCAAAAAAAATCCATTCACAATGGAAACCCCTGGCCGACTATCTGTCGAAAAAACTAAACATGAAGGTGGACATAGTTACTCCCAGGGGTTTGGAGCAAGCTAAAAAAACACTGGCCGAAGTGGATTTTGTGTTCGCCAATTCCTATTTGTACGATCTATTGAAAGAGGGCGCCAAGATTATTCCCGTGGTACAAATGGAAAACACCAGTAATAGCATCTATAGCCAGGGTCGGTTTCTGGTTCGAAGCGATAGTCCTATCAAGAGTGTCAGCGAACTGAAAGGGAAAAAAATAGCGTTAATCAGCCCATTTGGAGCCGGTGCCTATCTTGCCCCTAAGGCCTATTTGATGAAACACGGTATCGATATCGATAAAGAGGTAAACATCAACTTTACAAAAGACCTTAAAAAGGCAGCCTACATGGTCATGCTCGGTGAAGCTGATGCAGCCGTGATGTGTGATGTCAGTTATGGTATCTTATCCAAAAAAGTAGATACGGGAGAACTCACCTTTTTCGATAAAACGGACGCATTCCCGGAAGGTCTTATATTTACCACCCATGAATCTGATAACGCCATGGTAAAAACAGTTCGTGAGGCGCTCTTAAACGCCGACGAAGATACCATGAAACCACTGCGCAATATGAAAATTGGGAAGTTTGTGCCCTATAACGAGCAAGTGGAAACCAGGTTAAAGCACTTGAAAAAAGAAGCAAACCTATAG